One Streptosporangiales bacterium genomic window carries:
- a CDS encoding GNAT family N-acetyltransferase codes for MREWLVELTEGPVGLRPLRVRDARTWRDVRLRNDHWLAPWEATLPAGAALEASRHGYTALARALLREAKHGYSLPWVVTYDGEFAGQLTIGSIAWGSACAGQAGYWIDQRFAGRGVTPTALALAVDHCFGVVGLHRIEANIRPENERSRRVVEKLGFREEGLRRRFLHINGQWCDHLCYALTVEDAPNGVLSRWRATKRELPHA; via the coding sequence ATGCGGGAGTGGCTGGTCGAGCTGACCGAGGGGCCGGTCGGTCTGCGTCCGTTGCGTGTCCGCGATGCGCGTACCTGGCGGGACGTGCGGCTGCGCAACGACCACTGGCTGGCGCCGTGGGAGGCGACGCTGCCGGCCGGTGCGGCGCTGGAGGCCAGCAGGCACGGGTACACGGCGCTCGCCCGGGCGCTGCTGCGGGAGGCGAAGCACGGCTACTCGCTGCCGTGGGTGGTGACGTACGACGGTGAGTTCGCCGGCCAGCTGACCATCGGCTCGATCGCATGGGGCTCCGCCTGCGCGGGCCAGGCGGGGTACTGGATCGACCAACGGTTCGCCGGCCGCGGCGTGACCCCGACCGCGCTAGCCCTGGCCGTAGACCACTGCTTCGGCGTCGTCGGCCTACACCGCATCGAGGCGAACATCCGCCCGGAGAACGAACGCAGCCGACGAGTGGTGGAGAAGCTAGGCTTCAGGGAAGAGGGCCTCCGGCGCAGATTCCTGCACATCAACGGCCAATGGTGCGACCACCTCTGCTACGCCCTAACCGTAGAAGACGCCCCGAACGGGGTCCTGTCCCGCTGGCGCGCCACCAAACGCGAGCTCCCACACGCCTGA
- the moaC gene encoding cyclic pyranopterin monophosphate synthase MoaC, which produces MTDSAGDRLTHIDDAGNARMVDVSAKDVSARSARATGFVRTSAQVVELLRAGELPKGDALAVARIAGIQGAKRTPDLVPLCHPIALHGVDVELTVADEGVAIEVTTRTADRTGVEMEALTAVAAAGLAVIDMVKAVDPAASLTDVRVEEKLGGKTGRWHRGT; this is translated from the coding sequence GTGACCGACTCGGCGGGCGATCGCCTCACCCACATCGACGACGCGGGCAACGCGCGGATGGTGGACGTGTCCGCGAAGGACGTCAGCGCCCGCTCCGCCCGCGCCACCGGTTTCGTCCGTACCTCGGCGCAGGTCGTGGAGCTGCTGCGGGCGGGCGAGCTGCCGAAGGGCGACGCGCTCGCGGTGGCGCGTATCGCCGGCATCCAGGGCGCCAAGCGCACACCCGACCTGGTGCCGCTGTGCCATCCGATCGCGCTGCACGGCGTGGACGTGGAGCTGACCGTCGCCGACGAGGGTGTGGCGATCGAGGTGACGACGCGTACGGCGGACCGTACGGGCGTGGAGATGGAGGCGCTGACCGCGGTCGCCGCGGCCGGGTTGGCGGTCATTGACATGGTCAAGGCGGTGGACCCGGCGGCGAGCCTCACAGACGTACGGGTGGAGGAGAAGCTCGGCGGCAAGACCGGCCGGTGGCACCGGGGGACGTGA
- a CDS encoding molybdopterin molybdenumtransferase MoeA, translating into MKSVDQHVADILATVKPLQPIDLQLMEARGCLIARDVSSPVSLPAFDNAAMDGYAVRAGDLLDASEDSPVTLPVVGDIAAGSQEVITVRPGMCARIMTGAPVPPGADGVVPVELTDAGLAKVAIGQQPNVGQHIRRAGEDISAGDAVLYQNEPVTASRLGLLAAMGMERVRVHPRPRVVVISTGSELVEPGQHVGTGQIVDSNSYQLTACAIETGCVAFRVGIVPDEPRTLLATLEDQLIRADAVITSGGVSKGAYDVVKEVLGRLGTVQFEEVAMQPGKPQGFGTIGPDETPIFALPGNPVSAFVSFQVFVRPALTQMLGIGARHMRTVRATLDGGVHSPKGKRQFARGVVARRGSISHVVSPVAGHGSHLLGGLARANCFIVLPEDVTEVPVGGSVDCLIFDEHGLGEV; encoded by the coding sequence GTGAAGTCCGTTGATCAGCACGTAGCCGACATCCTGGCTACGGTGAAGCCGCTGCAGCCGATCGACCTGCAGCTGATGGAGGCGCGAGGCTGCCTCATCGCGCGCGACGTCTCGTCGCCGGTGTCGCTGCCGGCGTTCGATAACGCCGCGATGGACGGTTACGCCGTGCGGGCCGGCGACCTGCTCGACGCCAGCGAGGACTCGCCCGTGACGCTGCCGGTCGTCGGCGACATCGCCGCCGGCAGCCAGGAGGTCATCACCGTCCGGCCCGGGATGTGCGCGCGGATCATGACCGGTGCGCCGGTGCCTCCGGGCGCGGATGGGGTCGTCCCGGTGGAGTTGACCGACGCCGGGCTGGCGAAGGTCGCCATCGGTCAGCAACCCAACGTCGGCCAGCACATCAGGCGCGCGGGCGAGGACATCAGCGCCGGTGACGCCGTGCTGTACCAGAACGAGCCGGTGACGGCGTCGCGGCTCGGGCTGCTCGCCGCGATGGGCATGGAACGGGTGCGGGTGCACCCGCGGCCGCGGGTCGTGGTGATCTCCACCGGCAGCGAGCTCGTCGAGCCGGGGCAGCACGTGGGCACCGGGCAGATCGTCGACTCGAACAGCTACCAGCTGACGGCGTGTGCGATCGAGACCGGGTGCGTCGCGTTCCGGGTGGGCATCGTGCCGGACGAGCCGCGCACGCTCCTCGCGACGCTGGAGGACCAGCTGATCCGCGCCGACGCGGTGATCACCAGCGGTGGCGTCAGCAAGGGTGCGTACGACGTGGTGAAGGAGGTGCTCGGCCGGCTCGGCACCGTCCAGTTCGAGGAAGTTGCGATGCAGCCGGGCAAGCCGCAGGGCTTCGGCACCATCGGCCCGGACGAGACGCCGATCTTCGCGCTGCCGGGCAACCCGGTGAGCGCCTTCGTGTCGTTCCAGGTGTTCGTCCGGCCTGCGCTCACCCAGATGCTCGGCATCGGCGCGAGGCACATGCGCACCGTACGGGCGACGCTGGACGGCGGGGTGCATTCGCCGAAGGGCAAGCGGCAGTTCGCCCGCGGTGTGGTGGCGCGCCGCGGCAGCATCTCGCACGTGGTCAGCCCGGTCGCCGGACACGGTTCGCACCTGCTCGGCGGGCTAGCGCGCGCGAACTGCTTCATCGTGCTGCCCGAGGACGTGACCGAGGTGCCGGTAGGCGGCTCGGTCGACTGCCTGATCTTCGACGAGCACGGCCTCGGCGAGGTGTGA
- a CDS encoding NTP transferase domain-containing protein gives MAQQRVIKAVVPAAGLGTRFLPAVKATPKEMLPVVDKPAIQYVIEEASAAGLTDVLMVTGRNKRPLEDHFDRNDELERVLEAKGDHERLAAIRASNDLATMHYVRQGDPRGLGHAVLCAAEHVGAEPFAVLLGDDLIDPRDTLLARMLEVRARYGGSVVALLEVPAEQISLYGCAAVDATDDADVVRVTDLVEKPAVEAAPSRLAIIGRYLLDAAVFEVLRNTPPGRGGEIQLTDALKVLAGRTADGGPVHGVLFRGRRYDIGDKLEYLTATVRLACEREDIGPAFTKWLREYVRTTG, from the coding sequence ATGGCGCAGCAGCGGGTGATCAAGGCGGTCGTGCCGGCCGCCGGTCTCGGCACCAGGTTCCTCCCGGCGGTGAAAGCGACGCCGAAGGAGATGCTCCCGGTCGTGGACAAGCCGGCGATCCAGTACGTGATCGAGGAGGCCAGCGCCGCCGGCCTCACCGACGTGCTCATGGTGACCGGCAGGAACAAGCGTCCGCTCGAGGATCACTTCGACCGCAACGACGAGCTCGAGCGGGTACTCGAGGCGAAGGGCGACCACGAGCGGCTGGCGGCGATCCGGGCGTCGAATGACCTCGCCACCATGCACTACGTACGGCAGGGCGACCCGCGTGGGCTCGGGCACGCGGTGCTGTGTGCCGCCGAGCACGTCGGCGCGGAACCGTTCGCCGTGTTGCTCGGCGACGACCTGATCGACCCCCGCGACACGTTGCTCGCGCGGATGCTCGAAGTACGCGCCCGGTACGGCGGCAGTGTGGTCGCGCTCCTCGAGGTGCCCGCAGAACAGATCTCGCTGTACGGCTGCGCGGCGGTCGACGCGACCGACGACGCGGACGTCGTACGGGTCACCGACCTGGTCGAGAAGCCGGCCGTCGAGGCGGCGCCGAGCCGGTTGGCGATCATCGGCAGGTACCTGCTCGACGCCGCGGTGTTCGAGGTGCTGCGGAACACGCCGCCCGGCCGCGGCGGCGAGATCCAGCTGACCGACGCGCTCAAGGTGCTCGCCGGGCGCACCGCCGACGGCGGTCCGGTGCACGGCGTGCTGTTCCGCGGCCGGCGGTACGACATCGGTGACAAGCTGGAGTACCTCACCGCAACCGTGCGGCTCGCCTGCGAGCGGGAGGACATCGGCCCGGCCTTCACGAAGTGGCTGCGTGAATACGTCCGCACTACGGGTTAA
- a CDS encoding 5-formyltetrahydrofolate cyclo-ligase — translation MPSAETRAAQKERTRTELTERRRSYAQAQLEAFAEQLATVVLDVPEVQDADTVGCYVGVDEEPGTLALLDALKEAGKTVLVPITNPDMTLDWAEYTGPDDLAEARFGLLEPVTSRLGTAAIKAANVVLLPATAVDATGVRLGRGGGCYDRVLAMLPDSVVTCALLYPDEVLDELPTEPHDKKVQLAATPAGVVRFD, via the coding sequence ATGCCGTCTGCCGAGACCCGTGCCGCCCAGAAGGAGCGCACCAGAACCGAGCTGACCGAGCGCCGCCGGTCGTACGCCCAGGCGCAGCTCGAAGCCTTCGCCGAGCAGCTGGCGACCGTCGTGCTCGACGTCCCCGAGGTGCAGGACGCCGACACCGTCGGCTGCTACGTCGGCGTCGACGAGGAGCCAGGCACGCTGGCGCTGCTCGACGCACTGAAAGAGGCCGGCAAGACGGTCCTCGTGCCGATCACCAACCCAGACATGACGCTCGACTGGGCCGAGTACACCGGACCGGACGACCTCGCCGAAGCCAGGTTCGGCCTGCTGGAACCAGTGACCAGCAGATTGGGTACAGCCGCGATCAAGGCCGCCAACGTCGTATTGCTGCCCGCGACGGCGGTGGACGCGACGGGCGTACGGCTCGGCCGCGGCGGCGGTTGCTACGACCGGGTACTGGCGATGCTGCCCGACTCGGTCGTCACCTGCGCCCTGCTCTACCCGGACGAGGTACTCGACGAGCTGCCCACGGAACCGCACGACAAAAAGGTACAGCTAGCCGCCACCCCAGCCGGCGTCGTGCGGTTCGACTAG
- a CDS encoding helix-turn-helix domain-containing protein, whose translation MVQAVLVNELIGERVRQHRTARGWTLDELTERSGVSRRMLISIEHGEGNPSIATLLRISDALGVGLPVLVDVERPRALTITTAGQAPVLWRGPRGGQALLVAGTEPPDVVELWDWTLHPGEEHHSEAHSVGTRELLLVLDGRVNLRVEDRTDRLEAGDSATFAGDVAHGYATPADAATLARFALTVFQPNVREGRK comes from the coding sequence ATGGTGCAAGCGGTGCTGGTCAACGAGCTGATCGGTGAGCGCGTCCGGCAGCACCGGACCGCCCGCGGCTGGACCCTCGACGAGCTGACCGAACGCTCCGGGGTCAGCCGCCGGATGTTGATCAGCATCGAACACGGCGAGGGCAACCCGAGCATCGCCACCCTGCTGCGGATCAGCGATGCACTCGGCGTCGGGCTGCCGGTGCTGGTCGACGTCGAGCGCCCCCGCGCGTTGACCATCACCACGGCGGGGCAGGCGCCGGTGCTGTGGCGCGGCCCGCGCGGCGGGCAGGCGCTACTGGTCGCGGGCACCGAGCCACCCGACGTCGTCGAGCTGTGGGACTGGACGTTGCACCCCGGCGAAGAGCACCACAGCGAGGCGCACAGCGTCGGCACCCGCGAGCTGCTACTCGTCCTGGACGGCCGGGTCAACCTCCGCGTCGAGGACCGCACCGATCGGCTCGAGGCCGGCGATTCCGCGACATTCGCCGGCGACGTCGCCCACGGCTACGCCACGCCAGCCGACGCGGCCACGCTTGCCCGGTTCGCCCTCACCGTGTTCCAGCCGAACGTCCGCGAAGGCCGCAAATGA